A genomic segment from Actinomycetota bacterium encodes:
- the ltrA gene encoding group II intron reverse transcriptase/maturase gives MRLSATGEETPHPARDLWAEVFAPWNIERAIRRVERNGGAPGIDGVPAAELRSHWRIHWPAIKIALDGGTYRSAPVRRVEIPKPGGGVRPLGVPTVADRVIQQAIAQVLTPIFDPHFHEHSYGFRPNRSAHMAVNQARRFVEEGSGFVVDLDLEQFFDRINHDALMARVARRVKDKRVLKLIRVFLNAGVMDQGVCVRTEEGTPQGGPLSPLLANVMLDDLDRELDRRGHRFVRYADDVTVYVRTERAGQRVFEGICRFVERRLKLRVNRDKSSVAPATRAHLLGFGLMKRKGNVGVRIDPKARKRAKDRIRRLTARNWGVSMGHRIGAINVFVRGWTGYFGLADTPSTFAELDQWLRRRLRQARWKQWKRIRTKIRMLRSLGIPKQKAYEWANTRRGSWRIAGSAPLQRAMPDAYWQALGLIGFTESYRRVRESLRTAGCGPACPVV, from the coding sequence ATGCGTCTGTCGGCGACCGGCGAGGAGACTCCTCACCCCGCCCGTGACCTGTGGGCCGAGGTGTTCGCGCCTTGGAACATAGAGCGGGCGATCAGACGCGTCGAGCGCAACGGGGGCGCTCCCGGCATCGACGGGGTTCCCGCCGCCGAGCTGCGATCGCATTGGCGCATCCACTGGCCCGCGATCAAAATCGCGCTCGACGGCGGCACCTACCGGTCCGCACCGGTTCGTCGGGTGGAGATTCCCAAGCCCGGCGGCGGGGTGCGGCCCTTGGGGGTGCCGACGGTGGCAGATCGGGTGATCCAGCAGGCGATCGCGCAGGTGCTCACGCCGATCTTCGATCCGCATTTCCACGAGCACAGCTACGGGTTCCGTCCGAACCGCAGCGCCCATATGGCCGTGAACCAGGCCCGGCGCTTCGTGGAGGAGGGGTCCGGCTTCGTCGTGGATCTTGATCTGGAGCAGTTCTTCGACCGGATCAACCACGACGCGCTCATGGCGCGGGTCGCTCGGCGGGTCAAAGACAAGCGGGTGCTCAAGCTCATCCGGGTCTTCTTGAACGCGGGTGTGATGGATCAGGGCGTGTGTGTGCGGACCGAGGAGGGGACCCCGCAAGGGGGACCGCTCTCACCGCTGCTCGCCAACGTCATGCTCGACGATCTGGATAGGGAACTGGACAGGCGCGGGCATCGTTTCGTGCGTTACGCGGACGACGTGACCGTCTACGTCCGGACCGAGCGTGCGGGGCAGCGCGTCTTCGAGGGCATCTGCCGATTCGTCGAGAGGCGATTGAAGCTCCGCGTGAACCGCGACAAGTCGTCCGTGGCACCAGCCACCCGAGCTCACCTGCTCGGGTTCGGACTCATGAAGCGGAAGGGCAACGTGGGCGTGCGGATCGATCCCAAGGCGCGCAAACGCGCGAAGGATCGCATCCGGCGACTCACGGCCCGAAACTGGGGAGTGTCGATGGGCCACCGCATCGGAGCGATCAACGTCTTCGTCCGCGGATGGACCGGATACTTCGGCCTCGCCGACACGCCGAGCACATTTGCAGAACTCGATCAATGGCTTCGTCGCAGGCTGCGGCAAGCTCGATGGAAACAGTGGAAACGGATCCGCACCAAGATACGGATGCTGCGTTCGCTGGGCATCCCCAAGCAGAAGGCCTACGAGTGGGCCAACACGCGACGGGGGTCTTGGCGCATCGCGGGGTCCGCTCCACTGCAACGAGCGATGCCAGATGCCTACTGGCAGGCCCTTGGCTTGATCGGATTCACCGAGTCCTATCGCCGCGTCCGGGAGTCTTTGCGAACCGCCGGATGCGGGCCCGCATGTCCGGTGGTGTGA
- the groES gene encoding co-chaperone GroES — protein sequence MAFNLEPLEDRVIVKALEEETQRTPTGIIIPDTAKEKPQEGEVMAVGPGRFEDGKRIPMDVKVGDRVIYSKYGGTEVKVEGDEYLVLSARDLLAVIKGKTKK from the coding sequence ATGGCTTTCAACCTGGAGCCGCTCGAGGACCGGGTGATCGTGAAGGCGCTGGAAGAGGAAACGCAGCGCACGCCGACCGGGATCATCATCCCGGACACCGCCAAGGAGAAGCCTCAAGAGGGCGAGGTCATGGCGGTCGGCCCGGGCCGGTTCGAAGACGGCAAGCGCATCCCCATGGACGTCAAGGTGGGCGACCGCGTGATCTACTCGAAGTACGGCGGGACCGAGGTCAAGGTCGAAGGCGACGAGTATCTCGTTCTCTCGGCGCGCGACCTTCTGGCGGTCATCAAGGGCAAGACCAAGAAGTAA
- a CDS encoding amidohydrolase family protein yields MTAYRRKSVRASIGGPQTDALLLTGVTLFDGEQFEDHPVDVATLFGAIVMVGDGLYLAGGGEVERVEGGYLFPGFVDAHVHLSFSEPHTVAAGGVTGVLDLGSPLAYAFAEHPPLRFAAAGPLITARRGYPTTSWGANGYGIEVGDTGQARDAVALLADGGAVVVKVAIEPAGSPTLDARTLSAVVDAAQSRGLKVAAHALSVDAVRDALTAGVDVLAHTPMERLPEDLIASLGANGVTVISTLRAFGAHDSTRENLAALAAAGCPIAYGTDLGNGSIRPGIDPAELELLEHALGDRTRALAAATSVAGALAGAGGRIAPDLPADLLWVPRFESFEDLTRDARIWIGER; encoded by the coding sequence GTGACCGCCTACCGGCGCAAGTCGGTCCGAGCCTCGATCGGAGGCCCGCAGACAGACGCCCTCCTCCTCACGGGCGTCACGCTGTTCGACGGAGAGCAGTTCGAGGATCACCCGGTCGACGTCGCCACCCTCTTCGGCGCGATCGTGATGGTGGGTGACGGCCTTTACCTCGCGGGAGGCGGCGAGGTGGAGCGCGTCGAAGGCGGATACCTATTCCCGGGCTTCGTCGACGCTCACGTTCACCTCTCATTTTCCGAGCCCCACACGGTGGCGGCCGGCGGCGTCACCGGCGTTCTGGATCTGGGGTCGCCCCTCGCGTACGCCTTCGCAGAGCATCCGCCGCTCCGCTTCGCCGCGGCCGGTCCGCTCATCACCGCGCGCCGCGGTTATCCGACGACTTCATGGGGAGCCAACGGGTACGGCATCGAGGTCGGCGATACCGGCCAAGCCCGCGACGCGGTCGCATTGCTCGCCGACGGCGGCGCCGTCGTCGTCAAGGTCGCCATCGAGCCCGCCGGCAGCCCGACGCTCGATGCCCGAACGCTGAGCGCCGTCGTCGACGCAGCGCAGAGCAGGGGGCTGAAGGTCGCCGCGCACGCGCTCTCCGTCGATGCCGTGCGGGATGCGCTGACTGCAGGCGTCGACGTCCTCGCGCACACCCCCATGGAGCGTTTGCCCGAGGACTTGATCGCTTCGCTCGGCGCGAACGGCGTCACCGTGATCTCAACGCTCCGTGCCTTCGGGGCGCACGACTCCACCCGCGAGAACCTCGCCGCGCTCGCGGCCGCCGGATGCCCGATCGCGTACGGAACCGACCTCGGAAACGGAAGCATCCGACCCGGCATCGACCCGGCCGAGCTCGAGCTCCTCGAGCACGCGCTCGGCGATCGCACGCGGGCGCTGGCCGCCGCGACCTCGGTGGCGGGTGCGCTCGCCGGCGCGGGCGGACGCATCGCTCCGGATCTGCCGGCGGATCTGCTGTGGGTACCGCGGTTCGAGTCCTTCGAGGATCTCACGCGCGACGCGCGGATCTGGATCGGCGAGCGATGA
- a CDS encoding aminotransferase class V-fold PLP-dependent enzyme has translation MKSTTFLGAHTLGPLSRRVRSAIDGFLDAWERKPSPEKLWFEDIIPEMRRLEGLFAKAIGADPDEVALTPSVSTGLSSLASCMDFGERNEIVLSRQEFPTDCHVWLAQERRGAHVVWVDGKDEDAYRAAIGPRTGVVSASRVSYLDGAMLDPSTLAATCREARVFCILDDYHGSGVVPLDVHATGAEALFGGPLKYLLGGPGISFVYVRRDVAPVLAPTITGWFSQKDFFAFDNSANEWPDNAQRLALGTPSPTAIYAAAAGLDTIHAVGIDRIRARSLELTSYCIERADEAGFTVSTPRDPSRRGGLVAFEVPESKHVLERLLDADVIVDERHGALRVCPHFYSSEDDIDVLFAALKRFG, from the coding sequence GTGAAGAGCACGACGTTCCTCGGCGCTCACACGCTCGGGCCGCTGTCCCGCCGCGTCCGCAGTGCGATCGACGGCTTCCTCGACGCGTGGGAACGGAAGCCTTCCCCGGAGAAGCTGTGGTTCGAGGACATCATCCCCGAGATGCGTCGCCTCGAGGGGCTGTTCGCGAAGGCGATCGGCGCCGATCCGGACGAGGTTGCGCTCACGCCGTCGGTCTCGACCGGCCTGTCTTCGCTTGCGTCGTGCATGGATTTCGGTGAGCGCAACGAGATCGTTCTCTCGCGGCAGGAGTTCCCCACCGATTGCCACGTCTGGCTCGCGCAGGAGCGGCGCGGCGCCCACGTCGTGTGGGTCGACGGCAAGGATGAGGACGCGTATCGCGCCGCGATCGGTCCGCGAACCGGTGTCGTCAGCGCCTCGCGCGTTTCCTATCTCGACGGTGCGATGCTCGACCCGAGCACGCTCGCGGCCACGTGCCGCGAAGCCCGGGTCTTCTGCATCCTCGACGACTATCACGGTTCCGGAGTCGTTCCGCTCGACGTGCACGCTACGGGAGCCGAAGCGCTCTTCGGCGGGCCGCTGAAGTATCTCCTCGGCGGCCCCGGCATCTCGTTCGTCTACGTCCGGCGCGACGTCGCGCCGGTCCTGGCGCCGACGATCACCGGGTGGTTCAGCCAGAAAGACTTCTTCGCCTTCGACAACTCGGCGAACGAGTGGCCGGACAACGCCCAGCGCCTCGCCCTCGGCACGCCTTCCCCGACCGCGATCTATGCGGCCGCGGCCGGGCTCGACACCATCCACGCGGTGGGCATCGATCGGATCCGAGCGCGGTCGCTCGAGCTGACGTCGTATTGCATCGAGCGCGCCGACGAGGCCGGCTTCACGGTCAGTACGCCGCGGGACCCGTCACGCCGAGGCGGTCTCGTCGCGTTCGAGGTTCCCGAATCGAAGCACGTGCTCGAGCGCTTACTGGACGCAGACGTGATCGTGGACGAACGCCACGGCGCGCTCCGCGTGTGCCCGCACTTCTACTCGAGCGAGGACGACATCGACGTGTTGTTCGCCGCGCTCAAACGGTTCGGCTAA
- a CDS encoding SigE family RNA polymerase sigma factor produces the protein MNEAVGTLGERAIAVFRPSTSRLDRLGEWFAAEYESLLRFAYFLTGERAAAEDLVQDTFVRLYGADRRIEEAGFTAYARRTMVNLRRSMFRRRAPERRALATQLEPSHADPEPTDHVWRAILKLPRQQRACVALRFYEDLTEQEIADTLGVTIGTIKKQMHRAMNSLRQALGERSEP, from the coding sequence GTGAACGAGGCCGTCGGAACCCTCGGGGAGCGGGCCATCGCGGTCTTCCGTCCATCGACGTCCCGCCTAGACCGTCTCGGCGAGTGGTTCGCCGCCGAGTACGAGTCGCTGCTGCGGTTCGCGTACTTCCTGACCGGAGAACGGGCCGCCGCCGAGGATCTCGTTCAGGACACCTTCGTCCGTCTATATGGGGCGGACCGGCGGATCGAGGAGGCAGGATTCACCGCATACGCCAGGCGCACGATGGTCAATCTGCGGCGCTCGATGTTTCGGCGACGCGCGCCCGAGCGAAGAGCACTCGCCACGCAGCTCGAGCCGAGCCACGCCGATCCCGAGCCGACAGATCACGTCTGGCGTGCGATCTTGAAACTTCCTCGCCAGCAGCGTGCGTGCGTGGCGCTGAGGTTCTACGAAGACCTGACGGAGCAAGAGATCGCCGACACCCTCGGCGTCACCATAGGAACGATCAAGAAGCAGATGCACCGAGCGATGAACAGCTTGCGCCAAGCACTTGGGGAACGGAGTGAGCCATGA